Proteins from a genomic interval of Armatimonadota bacterium:
- a CDS encoding ATP-binding protein, with translation MADRTEDQIRDLHAEIERLRTRLAELERNKRTLEDQLSATSMATEAPPPITTASELQNTLRLFVKKVAMILQADKCVIMLYDKESGELRAQVPAFGLTDDEVSTFRVRATQGVSGEAFRNGAPVLCDDLLADPRTVKENVALLKVRNSLSVPLAIEFRDENQEVVDRQTIGVLHVFNKRGGGGFDEEDVRLLTVLARSAASVISNAQVYIAVAAAKQQLESTFQSMLSGVVVVATSGQILLMNSAARRIFGMHQDDGTGQSLAGVVGNEKVQSLVSASLEDAEEKAEEVSLYTPSERVFQVQTALLRNQDATVAGVVATFNDITDLRNVERMKTEFVATVSHELRTPLTSIKGFIRTLLDDAEGYYDRDTQAEFYQIIDQECDRLVRLINDLLNVSRIEAGRALELSLKPVDLRTLAGRVVTSQQSYTTRHSIVLDVAEDLPPVIADEDKIDQMLTNLINNAIKYSPDGGHVWVSARIAGDEVEVSVRDEGVGIPAEHLDKIFARFHRVESGDARRAGGTGIGLYLVKHLVEAHKGRIWADSRVGKGSTFTFAIPLTQPVVQDERAQFLGA, from the coding sequence GTGGCTGACCGCACCGAGGACCAGATCCGCGATCTGCACGCGGAGATCGAACGGCTGCGTACGCGGCTGGCGGAGCTGGAACGTAACAAACGCACCCTCGAGGATCAACTGTCGGCGACCTCGATGGCCACCGAGGCGCCGCCACCAATCACTACCGCCAGCGAGCTGCAGAACACGCTGCGCCTGTTTGTGAAGAAGGTGGCCATGATCTTGCAGGCCGACAAATGCGTCATCATGCTCTACGACAAAGAGTCAGGGGAACTGCGGGCGCAGGTGCCGGCCTTTGGCCTCACCGACGACGAGGTCAGCACCTTCCGCGTGCGCGCGACGCAGGGGGTATCCGGCGAGGCCTTCCGCAACGGCGCGCCGGTGTTGTGCGATGACCTGCTCGCGGACCCGCGCACGGTCAAGGAGAACGTGGCTCTGCTCAAGGTGCGCAACAGCCTGAGCGTGCCCCTGGCGATTGAGTTCCGCGACGAGAACCAGGAGGTGGTGGACCGTCAGACCATCGGTGTGCTGCACGTGTTCAACAAGCGCGGAGGTGGGGGGTTCGACGAGGAGGACGTGCGACTGCTGACCGTGCTCGCGCGCAGCGCGGCGTCGGTGATCTCGAACGCCCAGGTCTACATCGCCGTCGCCGCCGCCAAGCAGCAGCTCGAGTCGACCTTCCAGAGCATGCTGTCCGGGGTGGTGGTGGTCGCCACCAGCGGGCAGATCCTGCTCATGAACTCGGCGGCGCGCCGTATCTTCGGGATGCACCAGGACGACGGCACGGGTCAGAGCCTGGCCGGCGTGGTGGGCAACGAGAAGGTGCAATCGCTGGTCAGCGCTTCGCTTGAGGACGCGGAGGAGAAAGCGGAGGAGGTGTCGCTCTACACGCCCAGCGAGCGCGTATTCCAGGTGCAGACCGCGCTTCTGCGAAACCAGGATGCCACGGTCGCGGGCGTCGTTGCCACCTTCAACGACATCACCGACCTGCGCAACGTCGAGCGCATGAAGACGGAGTTCGTGGCCACGGTGTCGCACGAGCTGCGCACTCCCCTGACCTCGATCAAGGGCTTCATCCGCACCCTGCTCGACGATGCCGAGGGCTACTACGATCGCGACACCCAGGCGGAGTTCTATCAGATCATTGACCAGGAGTGCGACCGTCTGGTGCGGCTCATCAACGACCTGCTCAATGTCTCCCGCATCGAGGCCGGGCGCGCGCTGGAGCTCAGCCTCAAGCCGGTTGACCTGCGGACCCTCGCGGGGAGAGTGGTGACCAGCCAGCAGTCGTACACCACTCGCCACAGCATCGTGCTCGATGTGGCCGAGGACCTGCCGCCGGTGATTGCGGATGAGGACAAGATCGATCAGATGCTGACCAACCTCATCAATAACGCCATCAAGTACAGCCCTGACGGGGGGCACGTGTGGGTGTCGGCTCGCATCGCCGGCGACGAGGTCGAGGTCAGCGTCAGGGACGAGGGAGTGGGAATCCCGGCCGAGCATCTGGACAAGATCTTCGCCCGTTTCCACCGTGTCGAGAGCGGGGACGCCCGGCGCGCCGGCGGCACGGGCATCGGTCTTTACCTGGTCAAGCACCTCGTCGAGGCCCATAAAGGTCGCATCTGGGCTGACAGCAGAGTCGGCAAGGGATCCACCTTCACCTTTGCCATCCCATTGACTCAGCCGGTGGTGCAGGACGAACGCGCTCAGTTTCTGGGCGCGTAA
- a CDS encoding Nramp family divalent metal transporter, with amino-acid sequence MTRGVTEHRRRWLRRPTWAGLIAFLAIVGPGIITANVDNDAGGIATYSLAGAQYGYALLWSLVPITFALIVVQEMCARMGAVTGKGLADLIRENFGVKLTFFLMLGLLVANLANTTAEFSGLAASGEIFGVSKYLAVPLGALFVWWLVVKGSYRQVEKVFLLACLFYVSYFLSGILARPDWGQVLHHTVTPTLSLRPAFVTMLIGVVGTTIAPWMQFYLQSAVVDKGVSARDYGYCRIDVITGCIVAVIVAGFILLTTGATLYANHIPIRTVEDAALALQPLAGRYCSQLFAFGLLNASLFAASILPLATAYSVCEGMGWERGVNQSLREAPQFYGLYTGLIVIGAGLVLLPRAPLLHIMYLSQVANGILLPFVLLFMLVLINNPALMGPYRNSRAFNFIAWATAVIVIALTLALVVTTFLG; translated from the coding sequence GTGACCCGCGGCGTTACCGAGCATCGGCGGCGCTGGCTGCGCCGGCCCACCTGGGCGGGGCTGATCGCCTTCCTCGCCATCGTCGGGCCGGGCATCATCACTGCCAATGTGGACAACGACGCCGGCGGCATCGCCACCTATTCCCTCGCCGGCGCACAGTACGGGTACGCCCTGCTGTGGTCGCTCGTCCCCATCACCTTCGCGCTCATCGTCGTGCAGGAGATGTGCGCGCGCATGGGCGCGGTCACCGGCAAGGGCCTCGCCGACCTCATTCGCGAGAACTTCGGGGTCAAGCTGACCTTCTTCCTCATGCTCGGCCTCTTGGTCGCCAATCTTGCCAACACGACCGCGGAGTTCTCCGGTCTGGCGGCGAGCGGAGAGATCTTCGGCGTGAGCAAGTACCTGGCGGTGCCGCTGGGCGCCCTTTTCGTGTGGTGGCTGGTCGTCAAGGGCAGCTATCGGCAGGTGGAGAAGGTCTTCCTGCTCGCGTGTCTGTTCTATGTCTCCTACTTCCTGTCGGGCATTCTCGCGCGGCCCGATTGGGGCCAGGTGCTGCATCACACCGTCACCCCCACCCTGTCGCTGCGGCCGGCCTTCGTCACCATGCTGATCGGCGTCGTCGGCACCACCATCGCGCCGTGGATGCAGTTCTACCTGCAATCCGCAGTGGTGGACAAGGGCGTATCCGCGCGCGACTACGGGTATTGCCGCATTGACGTCATCACCGGCTGCATCGTCGCCGTCATCGTCGCCGGCTTCATTCTCCTGACCACCGGCGCCACGCTCTACGCGAACCATATCCCCATCCGCACCGTCGAAGACGCCGCCCTGGCGCTGCAACCGCTGGCCGGGCGCTACTGCTCGCAGCTCTTCGCCTTCGGCCTGCTCAACGCCAGCCTCTTCGCCGCCTCGATCCTGCCCCTGGCCACCGCCTACTCGGTGTGCGAGGGCATGGGCTGGGAACGCGGCGTCAACCAGAGCTTGCGCGAGGCCCCCCAGTTCTACGGTCTCTACACCGGCCTCATCGTGATCGGCGCCGGGCTGGTGCTGCTGCCGCGGGCGCCCCTGCTCCACATTATGTATCTCTCCCAGGTCGCCAACGGCATTCTGCTGCCGTTCGTGCTTCTCTTCATGCTGGTGCTCATCAATAACCCCGCCTTGATGGGCCCGTATCGCAACTCGCGGGCGTTCAACTTCATCGCCTGGGCGACCGCCGTCATCGTCATCGCCCTCACGCTGGCCCTAGTCGTGACCACGTTCCTGGGTTAG
- a CDS encoding class I SAM-dependent methyltransferase: MYDEARPQYPPELIDAAISLSGIPTGGAILEIGCGTGKASESFARRGYSMLCLEPGPNLAALAANKLSAYPRAEVRVTTFEDWPLEPEVFDLVIVADAFKWITPGLRYSKSAAALKPSGALAMFRNADASPYSDSAFFRELQSIYERCLPRSAADAPEGPSSGSVAESGEDLFDDAIERRYPWSVTYDTRSYLNLLNTYPDHRLLPEKVRNRLFAEIAALIERNGGTLTKSYVAVLRLARKAAAQGISD, translated from the coding sequence TTGTACGATGAGGCGCGGCCACAGTACCCGCCCGAGCTGATAGATGCCGCCATCTCACTATCGGGCATTCCGACCGGCGGTGCGATTCTGGAAATCGGGTGCGGCACCGGGAAGGCCAGTGAGTCCTTCGCTCGGCGCGGTTACTCGATGCTGTGCCTGGAACCGGGCCCGAACCTGGCGGCACTCGCGGCAAACAAGCTGAGTGCATATCCACGAGCGGAAGTCCGAGTAACCACATTTGAAGACTGGCCGCTTGAGCCAGAGGTCTTCGATCTCGTGATCGTAGCCGACGCGTTCAAATGGATAACGCCAGGGCTTCGTTACAGCAAGTCCGCCGCCGCCCTGAAACCGTCGGGCGCGCTTGCCATGTTCCGCAACGCCGACGCATCCCCGTATTCTGATTCAGCGTTCTTCAGGGAGTTGCAGAGCATCTACGAGCGATGTCTGCCGCGGTCGGCAGCCGACGCCCCGGAGGGGCCGTCCAGCGGATCAGTCGCCGAGAGTGGAGAGGACCTTTTTGACGATGCAATAGAGAGGCGCTATCCATGGTCGGTCACTTACGACACCCGCAGCTACCTGAATCTGCTTAACACGTACCCCGACCATCGTCTCCTGCCCGAGAAGGTCAGGAATCGGCTGTTTGCAGAGATCGCTGCGCTGATCGAAAGAAACGGCGGTACTCTCACCAAGTCGTACGTTGCCGTGCTGCGCCTAGCGAGGAAGGCGGCAGCCCAGGGAATCTCGGATTGA
- a CDS encoding MraY family glycosyltransferase has product MGGPGASVLVTCFAAAAVVAAVATPGVIALALRTGAVDHPRSRRVHESPTPTWGGLAMLIGFVTAMGAGLLAAGAGRIGPDVPLGHLAAVVLGASAISVLGAIDDRCEMRSLPKLLGQVACAALLLPFGVTISGLAGHPVPAWLGGALTVAWVVAIVNAINFIDGLDGLAAGVVAIASVALAAVALDRGQLGAAAMSAALAGCATGFLPYNFNPARVFMGDLGSHFLGYTAAAIAVLGTFKIAASVVLVTPVVAFAVPILDTAWAMIRRYHTGHPIARGDRNHLHHRLLESGLSQRQAVLIIYAVTAVCSALAVAMSWPS; this is encoded by the coding sequence ATGGGCGGGCCCGGAGCCTCTGTGCTCGTGACTTGTTTCGCCGCGGCGGCCGTGGTCGCGGCGGTGGCGACCCCGGGGGTAATCGCACTCGCCCTTCGCACCGGCGCGGTTGATCACCCGCGGAGCCGGCGCGTGCATGAGAGCCCGACGCCGACCTGGGGGGGGCTCGCGATGCTCATCGGCTTCGTGACCGCCATGGGCGCGGGGCTGCTGGCGGCGGGAGCAGGGCGCATCGGCCCCGATGTGCCGCTGGGCCACCTGGCAGCGGTGGTGCTGGGGGCGTCCGCCATCTCGGTGCTGGGCGCGATAGATGACCGCTGCGAGATGCGCTCACTGCCGAAGCTCCTGGGACAGGTGGCGTGCGCGGCCCTGCTGCTGCCCTTCGGTGTCACCATCAGCGGACTCGCCGGACATCCGGTCCCGGCGTGGCTGGGCGGCGCGCTGACAGTGGCGTGGGTGGTGGCGATCGTCAACGCCATCAACTTCATTGACGGGCTCGACGGCCTGGCGGCGGGGGTGGTGGCGATAGCCTCGGTGGCGCTGGCGGCGGTAGCGCTCGATCGCGGGCAGCTGGGGGCGGCGGCGATGTCGGCGGCGCTGGCGGGATGCGCGACTGGTTTCCTGCCCTACAACTTTAACCCCGCGCGGGTGTTCATGGGCGACCTGGGCAGCCACTTCCTCGGCTACACGGCGGCGGCGATAGCGGTGCTGGGGACCTTCAAGATCGCCGCGTCGGTGGTGCTGGTGACCCCGGTGGTGGCCTTCGCGGTGCCGATCCTTGATACCGCGTGGGCGATGATACGCCGCTACCACACCGGCCACCCTATCGCCCGCGGCGATCGCAACCACCTTCATCACCGCCTGCTCGAGAGCGGCCTCTCGCAGCGCCAGGCGGTGCTGATCATCTACGCCGTGACCGCCGTGTGCTCCGCACTGGCGGTCGCCATGTCGTGGCCGTCGTGA
- a CDS encoding NAD-dependent epimerase/dehydratase family protein encodes MKPLSSSQLQVVTGAFGYLGRHITSLLLEQGQRVRTLTNHANRPHPFGDRVEAVPFHFDVPSKLTASLRGAATLYNTYWVRFSRGDATFDRAVANSLVLIRAATEAGVRRIVHIGITNPSLDSPLPYFRGKAVVERALLESGMSYAILRPTVLFGEGDILINNIAWLLRRLPVFGLFGKGEYRLQPAHVGDVAALAVESSGRVGNVILDAVGPETYTFEELVRLVRQRVGSRAMIVRVPALAALAAARLIGSLVGDVVITPDEVSGLTANLLVSDQPPTCPTRFSRWLQDHAHELGAHYASELERHYRRA; translated from the coding sequence TTGAAGCCGCTGTCATCATCGCAGCTACAGGTGGTCACGGGGGCCTTCGGCTACCTGGGCAGACACATCACCTCGCTGTTGCTGGAGCAGGGACAGCGCGTGCGCACGCTCACGAATCATGCGAACCGCCCCCATCCGTTTGGAGATCGCGTTGAGGCGGTGCCCTTCCATTTCGATGTGCCGTCAAAGCTGACGGCGAGCCTGCGCGGAGCAGCGACGCTGTACAACACCTACTGGGTGCGCTTCAGCCGCGGCGACGCCACCTTCGACCGGGCGGTTGCCAATTCGCTGGTTCTGATCCGCGCGGCGACCGAGGCCGGTGTGCGGCGGATAGTCCACATCGGCATCACCAACCCGTCCCTGGATTCGCCGCTGCCTTACTTTCGCGGCAAGGCGGTGGTGGAGCGCGCCCTGCTGGAATCGGGAATGTCCTACGCCATCTTGCGGCCGACGGTGCTGTTCGGCGAGGGGGACATCCTCATCAACAACATCGCGTGGTTGCTGCGGCGCCTGCCTGTTTTCGGGTTATTCGGAAAGGGCGAGTACCGGCTGCAGCCCGCCCACGTGGGAGATGTCGCCGCACTTGCCGTCGAATCGTCCGGGCGGGTGGGAAACGTGATCCTGGACGCCGTCGGCCCGGAGACGTACACATTCGAGGAGCTGGTTCGGCTCGTGCGGCAGCGGGTGGGGAGCCGGGCGATGATCGTTCGCGTCCCGGCGCTTGCGGCGCTCGCCGCCGCCCGCCTGATTGGGTCGCTGGTGGGAGATGTCGTCATCACGCCGGACGAGGTCTCCGGGCTTACGGCCAATCTGCTGGTCTCGGATCAACCGCCGACCTGCCCTACCCGATTCAGCCGATGGCTGCAAGACCACGCCCACGAGCTCGGCGCTCACTACGCGTCGGAGCTGGAGCGACATTACCGCCGCGCGTAG
- the wecB gene encoding UDP-N-acetylglucosamine 2-epimerase (non-hydrolyzing), with protein MAVVSLGMVKRSERKRIAVVAGTRPEAIKLAPVVLELRRHPQLFDVRVIATAQHRRLADESFALFAIEPDYDLNVMTSRQSLTRVTSRVLERLEPVLADIGPDLVLVQGDAATAFAGALAAFYHRCAVGHVEAGLRTGDKYDPFPEEVFRRLVTPIADLHFAPTDAARAALLAEGVAASAIHVTGNTVIDALMSVARQDQPLPARIARALGSRERRLVLVTAHRRENLGRPLRNICRALRDLARRFEDLLIVYALHPNPQVTNVVRAALGAERRVVLIRAPRYSQFVSLMKRAHLVLTDSGGLQEEAPALGKPVLVLRRTTERPEGVAAGVARVVGVETADIVAAATALLRDQRAYEDMARAISPYGDGKAAQRIRRAILHHFGLGPRPRDFSGC; from the coding sequence GTGGCCGTCGTGAGCTTGGGGATGGTCAAGCGCAGCGAACGAAAGCGAATAGCCGTAGTCGCGGGCACGCGCCCGGAAGCGATCAAGCTGGCGCCGGTAGTGCTGGAACTGCGGCGCCACCCGCAGCTCTTCGACGTGCGCGTAATCGCGACCGCCCAGCATCGGCGGCTGGCGGACGAGTCGTTTGCGCTCTTCGCCATCGAGCCCGACTACGACCTGAATGTCATGACCTCGCGGCAGAGCCTGACGCGCGTCACCTCGCGCGTGTTGGAGCGCCTGGAGCCGGTGCTCGCCGACATTGGACCGGACCTGGTGCTAGTGCAGGGCGATGCCGCCACCGCATTCGCCGGCGCGCTGGCGGCGTTTTATCACCGGTGCGCGGTGGGCCACGTGGAGGCGGGGCTGCGCACGGGCGACAAGTACGACCCCTTCCCGGAGGAGGTATTCCGGCGCCTGGTGACGCCCATCGCGGACCTGCATTTCGCCCCCACCGACGCCGCGCGCGCCGCATTGCTGGCCGAAGGCGTAGCCGCCAGCGCCATCCACGTCACCGGCAACACCGTCATTGACGCCTTGATGTCGGTGGCGCGGCAAGATCAGCCGCTGCCCGCCAGGATCGCCCGCGCCCTCGGCAGCCGTGAGCGCCGGCTGGTGCTGGTTACCGCGCATCGTCGCGAGAACCTGGGGCGCCCGCTGCGCAACATCTGCCGGGCGCTGCGCGATCTCGCCCGCCGGTTCGAGGACCTCCTAATAGTCTATGCCCTGCACCCGAATCCGCAGGTTACGAACGTCGTGCGGGCCGCGCTCGGCGCGGAGCGGCGGGTAGTCCTCATCCGCGCGCCGCGCTACTCCCAATTCGTGTCGCTGATGAAGCGAGCTCACCTGGTGCTGACCGATTCGGGGGGGCTGCAGGAGGAGGCGCCGGCGCTGGGTAAGCCGGTGCTGGTGCTGCGCCGCACCACCGAGCGCCCCGAGGGCGTCGCCGCCGGCGTCGCCCGGGTGGTGGGGGTCGAGACCGCCGACATCGTTGCGGCGGCGACGGCGCTGCTGCGCGACCAGCGCGCCTATGAGGATATGGCGCGGGCGATCAGTCCCTACGGTGACGGCAAGGCTGCACAGCGCATCCGGCGGGCGATTCTCCATCATTTCGGCCTGGGCCCGCGGCCCCGCGATTTCAGCGGGTGCTGA
- a CDS encoding CBS domain-containing protein: FLSSMLEKPVRDRSGRYLGRLKDLAIRCTEEFPPVSKILVSAGRRREQVLPWDQVRSVSADAITLESEQAEIAPGALAEDECWLARSILDRQIVDLQGRRLVRVNDLQIAYLNGVVRLVAVDTGTRGLLRRLGLERTALYVSRVFGRQSDERLLSWEYVMTPQPVSQPLQLSFGREALAQLRPADLAEIASQLGASDRDTLFRSLDEEKAADTLQELSPRLQVSVLNSMDDERASDILEEMVPDDAADLLADLPEKRADELLELMEPEEAAEVKQLLSYPEDSAGGLMTTDFVALPQHLTADQAIARLRELAPDAETVFYVYVTGNSGRLVGVLSLHHLIVAPPDRPISQVMLRDVISVPADTGHDELAPLMAKYNLLALPVVDGERRLLGIVTVDDAMDTVLEERKPRLGGGVRP; encoded by the coding sequence CTTTCTCAGCTCGATGTTGGAGAAGCCGGTGCGCGACCGCTCGGGGCGATACCTGGGGCGGCTAAAAGACCTCGCCATCCGCTGCACCGAAGAATTCCCCCCCGTCTCGAAGATCCTGGTAAGCGCCGGTCGCCGCCGAGAACAAGTGCTGCCGTGGGACCAGGTGCGCAGCGTTTCTGCGGATGCCATCACCCTCGAATCCGAGCAGGCGGAGATTGCCCCTGGCGCGCTGGCAGAGGATGAGTGTTGGCTGGCGCGTTCGATCCTGGACCGCCAGATCGTTGACTTGCAAGGGCGGCGCCTGGTGCGGGTCAACGATCTTCAGATCGCCTACCTCAACGGGGTGGTGCGGCTGGTGGCGGTGGACACGGGCACGCGCGGGCTGCTGCGGCGCCTGGGGCTCGAGCGCACCGCCCTGTACGTGTCCCGCGTGTTCGGCCGCCAGTCGGATGAGCGCCTGCTGAGCTGGGAGTACGTGATGACCCCCCAGCCGGTGTCGCAGCCCCTTCAACTGTCTTTCGGGCGCGAGGCCCTGGCCCAACTGCGCCCGGCGGACCTGGCGGAGATCGCGAGCCAGCTCGGGGCCTCCGACCGCGACACCCTGTTTCGCTCCCTGGACGAGGAGAAGGCGGCGGACACCCTGCAGGAGCTCAGCCCGCGGCTGCAGGTCTCGGTGCTCAACTCCATGGACGACGAGCGCGCCTCCGACATCCTGGAGGAGATGGTGCCCGATGATGCGGCGGACCTGCTCGCCGACCTGCCGGAGAAACGGGCCGACGAGCTGCTGGAGCTGATGGAACCGGAGGAGGCGGCGGAGGTTAAGCAATTGCTCAGCTACCCCGAGGATTCCGCCGGCGGCCTGATGACAACGGACTTCGTGGCGCTGCCCCAGCACCTCACCGCCGATCAAGCCATCGCCCGGCTGCGCGAGCTGGCGCCGGATGCGGAGACCGTGTTCTACGTCTATGTCACCGGCAACTCGGGCCGGCTGGTCGGCGTCCTATCGCTGCACCACCTGATCGTGGCGCCGCCGGACCGGCCCATCTCGCAGGTGATGCTGAGGGATGTGATCTCGGTGCCCGCCGACACCGGCCACGATGAACTCGCGCCCCTGATGGCCAAGTATAACCTGCTCGCGCTGCCGGTCGTGGATGGGGAGCGGCGCTTGCTGGGCATCGTCACCGTGGACGACGCGATGGATACCGTGCTGGAGGAACGCAAGCCGCGCCTCGGCGGGGGCGTGCGGCCGTGA
- a CDS encoding MerR family transcriptional regulator — protein sequence MEGSLAANSTVGARVHPAQVFGRLRLTAGKAAELCGVTRRQLCYWTDKGIIPCCNGGAERGSSRRIYDFAGISKALMLKRLMDEGRGLRRAVRELKLRFHQAAPTAPDTPAATDEHAMLAQAERLTRLSDQARQVSVQTQRREALERLALALQPLVELSQAACDGRTSVARGDRAGELTSLVSEAERAMTQAS from the coding sequence ATGGAAGGGTCGCTCGCTGCAAACTCAACCGTCGGTGCGCGGGTGCATCCCGCGCAAGTTTTCGGCCGTCTCCGCCTGACCGCGGGCAAGGCGGCGGAGCTGTGCGGCGTGACGCGCCGCCAACTCTGCTACTGGACTGACAAGGGCATCATCCCTTGCTGCAACGGCGGCGCCGAGCGCGGGTCCTCGCGCCGCATCTACGACTTCGCCGGCATCAGCAAGGCCCTCATGCTCAAGCGTCTCATGGATGAGGGCCGCGGACTGCGCCGCGCCGTGCGCGAACTCAAGCTGCGCTTCCATCAGGCCGCGCCGACCGCCCCCGACACCCCTGCCGCCACTGACGAGCACGCCATGCTCGCCCAGGCCGAACGTTTGACGCGGCTGAGCGACCAGGCCCGCCAGGTCAGCGTTCAGACGCAGCGGCGCGAAGCGCTGGAGCGCCTGGCGCTCGCGCTTCAGCCGTTGGTGGAGTTGTCGCAGGCGGCGTGCGACGGTCGCACCAGCGTGGCGCGAGGAGATCGCGCGGGCGAGCTGACGTCGCTGGTCTCGGAGGCCGAGCGCGCCATGACCCAGGCGTCATAG
- the ychF gene encoding redox-regulated ATPase YchF yields MIRIGIVGLPNVGKSTIFNALCGGQAKVSNYAFCTVEPNRAVVPVPDPRLERVAETFGQERAVPVTVAFVDIAGLVRGASEGEGLGNQFLAHIREVDAILHVARCFADAQVAHVEGDVDPRRDAEIVDLELALADLGTVERRLEKARVEAKSGSAEVRRQMVFLEHLADVLGRGQRAAAVQATEAEGGVLAELHLLTARPELYLANVAENVGESGPLAAGLRAYAEERGSASLELSGKIQAELAQLPAGERAQFAAELGVAADALDMVIASSYQALDLVTFFTAVGKEARAWPAPRGTTVSEAAGGIHSDMQRGFVRAEVMDFETLDQVGSWEEAHRRGLLRVEGRDYVVQEGDVIHVRFTTG; encoded by the coding sequence GTGATTCGTATCGGCATAGTCGGGCTCCCGAATGTGGGGAAGTCCACCATCTTCAATGCTCTTTGCGGCGGCCAGGCGAAGGTCTCGAACTACGCCTTCTGCACGGTGGAGCCGAACCGGGCGGTGGTGCCGGTGCCCGATCCGCGGCTGGAGCGAGTGGCGGAGACCTTCGGCCAGGAGCGGGCGGTTCCGGTGACGGTCGCGTTCGTGGACATCGCCGGGTTGGTGCGCGGGGCGAGCGAGGGCGAGGGCCTGGGCAACCAGTTCCTCGCGCACATTCGCGAGGTGGATGCGATTCTGCACGTCGCGCGCTGCTTCGCCGATGCGCAGGTGGCGCACGTGGAGGGAGACGTGGACCCGCGGCGCGATGCCGAGATCGTGGACCTCGAGCTGGCGCTCGCCGATCTGGGCACCGTCGAGCGCCGCCTGGAGAAGGCGCGAGTCGAGGCCAAGAGCGGCTCCGCCGAGGTGCGCCGGCAGATGGTGTTTCTCGAGCACCTCGCCGACGTCCTCGGGCGTGGGCAGCGCGCGGCGGCGGTGCAAGCGACCGAGGCGGAAGGGGGGGTGCTCGCCGAGCTGCACCTGCTGACGGCGCGCCCGGAGCTCTACCTGGCCAACGTGGCGGAGAATGTCGGGGAATCCGGCCCACTCGCCGCCGGGCTGCGGGCTTACGCCGAGGAGCGAGGATCGGCATCGCTCGAACTGAGCGGAAAGATCCAGGCCGAGTTGGCGCAGCTTCCTGCCGGTGAACGCGCGCAGTTTGCCGCTGAACTGGGGGTGGCGGCTGACGCGCTGGACATGGTGATCGCATCCAGCTATCAGGCGCTTGACCTGGTGACCTTCTTCACCGCCGTGGGCAAGGAGGCCCGCGCGTGGCCGGCGCCGCGCGGAACTACGGTCTCGGAGGCCGCGGGGGGCATTCACAGCGACATGCAGCGTGGATTCGTGCGCGCGGAGGTGATGGATTTCGAGACGCTCGATCAGGTCGGGTCATGGGAAGAGGCGCACCGACGAGGGCTGCTGCGAGTGGAGGGCAGAGACTACGTGGTGCAGGAAGGGGATGTGATCCACGTGCGATTCACAACTGGGTGA